Part of the Maridesulfovibrio sp. genome, TTACCCGGACAAAGTCGGCAAGCTGGTTCTGCTAGGGGCTTCCTGCGAAGCTAAGCCTGTTGCGGATATTATCCAAAAATTGATGAAGATGGATATGAAGGAATTGCTGAGCCATTTCTTTCCGTCCGGTTGGGTTGAAAAATATCCAGATGCCTATGCTACGCTACCGCGTCCGGCAAGTCCTCCTGACCCGGCAATCATACAAGATCAGGCCGATGCCATGATAGATTGGGATGGCTGTTGTTCACGGCTTAACAGGCTAGATAAATCCACGCTGGTCATTTCCGGTCTGGATGATGATATTCTGCCTGAGAAGCTGTCCCTTGAAATAGCGGAACGGGTAAAAGGAAGCTGGCTGGTACGCTACAGGAATGCAAACCACTGGCTCATGTATCAGGACCCTATTGGTCTTGGACAGACGGTGAATAATTTTTTTGCGACAGAGCAGGATTTGTTTCCAAACTAATTTAATAGCAAAGCGTCCTGCTCTTTAAAGAACAGGACGCTTGTTTTTTATATGAGGCGAAGCCTAATAAAAGTTTTGGGAGAGTCCAGAGAACCTTTTTGAAAAAGGTTCTTTGGTCCCCGAGGGGCCGCCGGAGGCTTCTACCAAATATTCTTAGTATTCTCCTTGCTGTCATCAAAGAGTCTGGTGAAATCGTCAAAGGCGGTCAGCGCCGCTGCAGCTCCCTGACCGGTGGCGGTGATGATCTGGCGCACTCCTCCGGTCACGTCTCCGGCAGCGTAGACTCGTTCCACGCTGGTGCGCTGGGTGGGATCAACCTTAATGAAACCATCCGGGCGCAATTCACATCCCAGTTTTTCAGCAAGTTCGGTGTTGGCGGTATGTCCGATGGCTACAAATACTACGTCGGTATCGAGAATAGTCTCTGCGCCGTCTTTGTTAATAATACGGGCTGATTCAACCTGATCCTCACCGATAATCTCGGTAACCTGACTGTTCCAGATGATCTTGATGCCCTCGCGGTTTACGGAATCCTGCAGCACTTTTTCGGCCCGGAATTTGTCTCCACGATGGACGATGGTGGTTTCGATGCCTAGATGCTTAAGGTGCAGTGCATCGGTGAGCGCGGTGTTGCCGCCGCCGACGATGACAGCCTTGCCGCCCTTGTAGAAGTTTCCATCGCAGGTGGCACAGTAGCTGACTCCGTGACCGTAAAATTTATTCTCACCCGGAACGCCGAGCATGCGCACATTTACCCCGGTCGCAAGCAGGACACCTTTAGCCTGGTAGTGCTTTTCATCGGTGACAATTTCGATGCGAGGGCCGTATTTAGCATCCTTAACTTCGGCAAATTGATGGATGTCGGTGTATTGGCGGGCATGGGAACCTAGAATTTCCACCAATTCAAAGCCTTGAATGTTGGTGAATCCGGGATAGTTCTCAACCTTGGGAGTTAAAGCAACCTGTCCGCCCACACCTTGCTTTTCAAGGATGATACAGCTCAGTCCGCTGCGCTTAGCGTAAATCCCGGCGCTCATTCCTGCCGGTCCCCCGCCGACGATGACCAGATCGACATCTTCGTAAACAGTTTCTTCGGTTGCTTCAGCCTTTGCTGCTCTTTGCTCTTCAACTACTTCTTCGAGTGGTTTCAGGAAGAGCAGCTGAAGCATAAATTTTTCTTCCGGTTCCAGTCCGGTAAAGGTGACTGTGTCATTGATATCGGTATGGGGAACAGAGCCGACCTTGTATTCGTGAGCCATGTTTTCATTATCAAGAGTGGAAATATTCCAAGCTGATATTTTGTCCGGTCTGGCAACGGCTGCCTTGAAGGCGTTGATGGCCTGTCCGGGACAATATGGGCAGGTCGGACTGGCAAAGATTTTTATCAGGCGGTCTTTTTCCAGAGGTTCGAGTATCTCTTTTGTCGAGTCAGAAATTCCGTCTGCACCTTTGGAAGCAAGGTTCAAAGCTTCTACCAAGGCCCGGCCTTCTTCTCCGGCAGGTGCACCCAGAAAACGGATATCGTATTCATCCGGTGAGATCAGTATGGTGGGGGTGGCAATAATATTGCGGTTTTTACCCATTTCACTGTCTACCGCATATTCGCGTAACTCAATCTTATCACTGAACACATTGAAAGCGCGACAGATGTTCAGGGTAAATTCATTATATTCACGGTGTTCTCCTTCGGCAGTGTATACTTCAAGAGTTACAGTACGGTTGAATTCGACAAAAAGTTTTTCAAGATATTTGCGGCTCTCTTCGGGAATGAAATTGCGGTATTTTTCTTCTGCGCTCAGTGTACTCATGGTCAGCCTCCTTATTGATCCCGCTTTAATTCTGCGGGCACGAATCTTCTTATCAACTATAGTATAGTTCTTTCATTAATATGACTTATTTTACAGGTTCGGAAAAGGTT contains:
- a CDS encoding alpha/beta hydrolase yields the protein MRRLIVPLFLFVLLAGCAQKNLSASVHYLTPLPKSMQQVDDVQLAYRTFGEGPPLLMIMGFAGTMDIWDAQLVRELSREHTVIIFDNRGMGSSSNGTEEITISRMAVDSAGLLRELGYPKADVFGWSMGGLIAQEMTLNYPDKVGKLVLLGASCEAKPVADIIQKLMKMDMKELLSHFFPSGWVEKYPDAYATLPRPASPPDPAIIQDQADAMIDWDGCCSRLNRLDKSTLVISGLDDDILPEKLSLEIAERVKGSWLVRYRNANHWLMYQDPIGLGQTVNNFFATEQDLFPN
- a CDS encoding FAD-dependent oxidoreductase, translating into MSTLSAEEKYRNFIPEESRKYLEKLFVEFNRTVTLEVYTAEGEHREYNEFTLNICRAFNVFSDKIELREYAVDSEMGKNRNIIATPTILISPDEYDIRFLGAPAGEEGRALVEALNLASKGADGISDSTKEILEPLEKDRLIKIFASPTCPYCPGQAINAFKAAVARPDKISAWNISTLDNENMAHEYKVGSVPHTDINDTVTFTGLEPEEKFMLQLLFLKPLEEVVEEQRAAKAEATEETVYEDVDLVIVGGGPAGMSAGIYAKRSGLSCIILEKQGVGGQVALTPKVENYPGFTNIQGFELVEILGSHARQYTDIHQFAEVKDAKYGPRIEIVTDEKHYQAKGVLLATGVNVRMLGVPGENKFYGHGVSYCATCDGNFYKGGKAVIVGGGNTALTDALHLKHLGIETTIVHRGDKFRAEKVLQDSVNREGIKIIWNSQVTEIIGEDQVESARIINKDGAETILDTDVVFVAIGHTANTELAEKLGCELRPDGFIKVDPTQRTSVERVYAAGDVTGGVRQIITATGQGAAAALTAFDDFTRLFDDSKENTKNIW